Proteins from one Ornithobacterium rhinotracheale genomic window:
- a CDS encoding DUF4406 domain-containing protein has translation MLKIYIAGKITGEEPSVAKRKFKDAENKIKSIFSSAIVVNPIELVNDICMDWHEAMRICLKELSTCDMIYLLPCWKDSKGAKIERDFALNSKMIICYQ, from the coding sequence ATGCTAAAAATATACATTGCAGGCAAAATAACTGGCGAGGAACCCAGTGTTGCCAAGAGAAAATTTAAAGATGCAGAAAATAAAATAAAATCTATTTTTTCTTCTGCAATTGTGGTAAACCCAATAGAGTTAGTAAATGACATCTGCATGGATTGGCATGAAGCAATGAGAATTTGTCTGAAAGAACTATCTACTTGCGACATGATATATCTATTACCTTGTTGGAAAGATAGCAAAGGAGCTAAAATCGAAAGGGATTTTGCCTTAAATAGTAAGATGATTATTTGTTACCAATAA